From the genome of Actinacidiphila yeochonensis CN732, one region includes:
- a CDS encoding MarR family winged helix-turn-helix transcriptional regulator: MAEISGVSESAVTAGREVRTVFSRLRRRLRDTYDPTGLTTSQSSALSQLDREGETTLTGLAAAERVRHQSMASVVGVLEERGLVERRPDPADGRRQLISVSAAGRAFLADRRHASQEWLTRVLEEHFTEAERRTVVDAMALLDRLNRL; this comes from the coding sequence ATGGCAGAGATCAGCGGGGTGTCCGAATCCGCCGTCACGGCGGGCCGCGAGGTCCGCACGGTGTTCAGCAGGCTGCGGCGGCGGCTGCGCGACACGTACGACCCGACCGGCCTCACCACGTCCCAGTCCTCGGCGCTGAGCCAGCTGGACCGCGAGGGCGAGACCACGCTGACCGGGCTCGCCGCCGCGGAACGGGTCAGGCACCAGTCCATGGCCTCCGTCGTCGGCGTGCTGGAGGAGCGCGGCCTGGTCGAGCGGCGCCCCGACCCGGCCGACGGGCGCAGGCAGCTGATCTCGGTCAGCGCGGCCGGCCGGGCGTTCCTCGCCGACCGGCGCCACGCCAGCCAGGAGTGGCTGACCCGCGTACTGGAGGAGCACTTCACCGAGGCCGAACGGCGGACCGTCGTCGACGCGATGGCCCTGCTCGACCGGCTGAACCGGCTGTGA
- a CDS encoding cystathionine gamma-synthase — MNETEHGTRPDSPHAYRHFETLAIHAGQPADAQTGAVVTPIYQVSTYKQDGVGGLRGGYEYSRSANPTRSALEESLAALESGRRGLAFASGLAAEDCLLRTLLKPGDHVVIPNDAYGGTFRLFAKVVERWGVRWSVADTSDPRAVREALRPETRVLWVETPSNPLLGISDIEALAGVAREAGVRLVVDNTFASPYLQQPLQLGADVVVHSTTKYMGGHSDVVGGALVTSDAGLGEELAYHQNAMGAVAGPFDAWLVMRGAKTLAVRMDRHCENATRVAEMLAGHPKVSQVYYPGLAEHPGHEVAAKQMKAFGGMVSFRVRGGEEAAVAVCDRAELFTLGESLGGVESLIEHPGRMTHASAAGSPLEVPADLVRVSVGIEAADDLLADLRQALG; from the coding sequence CCGCGGACGCGCAGACCGGCGCGGTCGTGACCCCGATCTACCAGGTGTCGACGTACAAGCAGGACGGAGTCGGCGGGCTGCGCGGCGGCTACGAGTACAGCCGGTCGGCCAACCCCACCCGCAGCGCGCTGGAGGAGAGCCTCGCGGCGCTGGAGAGCGGCCGGCGCGGCCTCGCCTTCGCCTCCGGCCTGGCCGCCGAGGACTGCCTGCTGCGCACCCTGCTGAAGCCCGGCGACCACGTCGTCATCCCCAACGACGCCTACGGCGGCACCTTCCGGCTCTTCGCGAAGGTCGTGGAGCGCTGGGGCGTGCGGTGGTCGGTCGCGGACACCTCCGACCCGCGGGCGGTGCGCGAGGCGCTGCGCCCCGAGACCCGGGTGCTGTGGGTGGAGACGCCGTCCAACCCGCTGCTGGGCATCAGCGACATCGAGGCGCTGGCCGGGGTGGCCCGGGAGGCGGGGGTGCGGCTGGTGGTCGACAACACCTTCGCCAGCCCCTACCTCCAGCAGCCGCTCCAACTCGGCGCGGACGTCGTGGTGCACTCCACCACCAAGTACATGGGCGGCCACTCCGACGTGGTCGGCGGCGCCCTCGTCACCTCCGACGCCGGGCTCGGCGAGGAACTCGCCTACCACCAGAACGCGATGGGCGCGGTCGCCGGGCCGTTCGACGCCTGGCTGGTGATGCGCGGGGCGAAGACGCTCGCGGTGCGGATGGACCGGCACTGCGAGAACGCCACCCGGGTCGCCGAGATGCTGGCCGGCCACCCCAAGGTGAGCCAGGTCTACTACCCGGGCCTGGCCGAGCACCCCGGACACGAGGTGGCCGCGAAGCAGATGAAGGCGTTCGGCGGGATGGTGTCCTTCCGGGTGCGCGGCGGCGAGGAGGCGGCCGTCGCGGTCTGCGACCGGGCCGAGCTCTTCACCCTCGGCGAGTCGCTGGGCGGCGTCGAGTCGCTGATCGAGCACCCCGGACGGATGACGCACGCCTCGGCGGCCGGCTCCCCGCTGGAGGTTCCGGCGGACCTGGTGCGGGTCTCGGTCGGCATCGAGGCCGCCGACGACCTCCTGGCCGACCTCCGCCAGGCCCTCGGCTGA